In a single window of the Olivibacter sp. SDN3 genome:
- a CDS encoding putative nucleotide-diphospho-sugar transferase gives MKKSHFKDDQKIPILTYYSQSHEILFKRYFQTSFNAHLTNDFRLVVKKASQKCNAVFRQDSWNEQVKEKIIYVNNFIQKSACKYFLFSDVDIVFFKNFKTEILQELGSCDAIFQSDTGEKTTYHNLCSGFYFCKINPRTKFFFNQLVINYKDYLSDQQNLNYLLPNSGLRYTRLSKKFFNFSYKGERVWKSGDEIAFPSYSISMYHANYTIGTENKEYLLKNFIKWNQGRMFR, from the coding sequence ATGAAAAAATCTCATTTTAAAGATGATCAAAAAATCCCTATATTAACCTATTATTCCCAGTCTCACGAAATATTATTTAAACGGTATTTTCAAACAAGTTTTAACGCACATTTAACAAACGACTTTAGGCTCGTAGTAAAAAAAGCGAGCCAAAAGTGTAATGCGGTGTTCAGGCAAGATAGCTGGAACGAACAAGTAAAAGAAAAAATTATCTACGTAAACAATTTTATTCAGAAATCAGCGTGTAAATATTTCTTATTCTCGGATGTCGATATTGTATTTTTTAAGAACTTTAAAACTGAAATATTACAAGAATTAGGTTCTTGTGACGCAATATTTCAAAGCGATACGGGCGAAAAAACAACATATCACAATTTATGTTCTGGATTCTATTTCTGTAAAATAAATCCAAGAACTAAATTTTTCTTTAATCAGCTAGTAATAAACTATAAAGACTATTTATCTGATCAACAAAATCTAAATTATCTACTTCCAAATAGCGGCCTCCGGTATACTAGACTTTCAAAAAAGTTCTTCAATTTTTCATATAAAGGTGAGAGAGTTTGGAAGTCAGGGGATGAGATCGCATTTCCCAGTTATAGTATTTCTATGTATCATGCAAACTACACTATAGGAACCGAAAACAAAGAGTATCTTTTAAAAAATTTTATCAAATGGAATCAGGGAAGGATGTTTCGATAA
- a CDS encoding helix-turn-helix transcriptional regulator, which translates to MGATKSGLFSKEQNEMAVMAKAIAHPARIAILQYLVRKNACVCGDLVEELGLAQATTSQHLKELKIAGIIQGSIDGASVCYCVNPVVWNQYRMLFNDFFKEVDLSGAKCC; encoded by the coding sequence ATGGGAGCAACGAAATCAGGGTTATTCAGCAAGGAACAGAATGAAATGGCGGTGATGGCCAAAGCCATCGCACATCCGGCGAGGATTGCTATCTTGCAATATCTTGTCAGAAAAAATGCCTGTGTGTGCGGTGATCTGGTAGAGGAGCTCGGACTTGCGCAGGCCACAACTTCACAACATCTAAAGGAACTGAAGATAGCGGGTATTATTCAGGGGTCAATCGATGGGGCAAGCGTTTGCTATTGTGTCAACCCAGTTGTATGGAATCAGTATCGCATGCTTTTTAATGACTTTTTCAAAGAGGTCGACCTGAGCGGAGCAAAGTGCTGCTAA
- a CDS encoding IS4 family transposase: MKYAFGRADTDHLVTMLMTVISGCSSLREISGLFLACQGRIGHLGLKDFPRRSTFAEANSKRSSEVFAKIYQKLYRRYRSFLPDSRNERLPVNNLYIVDSTTISLFSDVLKGAGRNPKEGKKKGGIKVHTMINSREDVPSLVRFSSAATHDHVFLKELALKKGSFVVFDKGYVDYAQYASWDMEGVFFVTRQKENAVYESLEQFRVHQKDADRVMEDEVISIDVKGSPLLLRRVYYYDHVNDNVYEFLSNNFELEATAIADIYRQRW; the protein is encoded by the coding sequence ATGAAATATGCATTTGGTCGGGCGGATACTGATCATCTGGTAACGATGTTAATGACAGTAATAAGTGGATGCAGTTCATTGCGGGAGATTTCAGGCTTGTTTCTGGCCTGCCAGGGACGTATCGGCCATCTGGGACTGAAGGACTTTCCCCGACGGAGCACATTTGCCGAGGCCAACAGCAAGCGCAGCAGCGAAGTCTTCGCTAAGATCTACCAAAAGCTCTATAGGCGCTACCGTTCATTTTTACCGGACAGCCGGAATGAAAGATTGCCGGTAAATAATCTGTATATTGTGGATTCCACCACTATAAGCCTTTTCAGTGATGTGCTCAAAGGTGCCGGGCGTAACCCCAAAGAAGGGAAAAAGAAAGGGGGCATCAAGGTGCATACCATGATCAATTCACGGGAAGATGTGCCTTCGCTGGTACGTTTTTCATCGGCAGCCACCCATGACCATGTATTCCTGAAGGAACTGGCGCTTAAGAAAGGATCCTTTGTGGTATTTGACAAAGGTTATGTTGATTATGCCCAATATGCCAGCTGGGATATGGAAGGCGTGTTCTTTGTGACACGTCAGAAGGAAAACGCTGTTTATGAATCATTAGAGCAATTTAGAGTCCACCAAAAGGATGCAGACCGTGTAATGGAGGATGAGGTGATCAGTATAGATGTAAAAGGCAGCCCTTTATTATTGCGCAGGGTATACTATTATGACCATGTAAACGATAATGTCTATGAATTTCTCTCCAACAACTTCGAGCTGGAGGCCACAGCTATCGCCGATATTTACCGGCAGCGATGGTAG
- a CDS encoding DUF4372 domain-containing protein, whose product MNKSNYFSGQPLVSQLIKFLDREEINRTAKKEGSDRYYKKFHTYDHRIRPTNYIFDFSIICL is encoded by the coding sequence ATGAACAAAAGTAATTATTTCAGCGGACAGCCGCTGGTCAGTCAGCTGATAAAATTTTTGGACAGGGAAGAAATTAACCGGACAGCCAAAAAAGAAGGTAGCGACAGGTACTATAAAAAGTTTCACACCTATGATCATCGTATCCGCCCTACGAACTACATATTTGATTTTTCAATAATTTGTTTATAG
- a CDS encoding IS66 family transposase yields the protein MGTALENLSKEELLKLVSKQHEALGAKDEKIGYLESQLAMYKRMQFGQKRERFEGDPNQTTLPLQAEPTAVEQQQEETKQKIEYTRKRPNHRGRAKLPEHLPVVEIEIHPQGDLADMVCIGKEITEELECEPAKFYINRYIRYKYTPKNGDGVRIGGLPERVIDKGIPGAGLLAMILTGKYMDHLPLYRQKQIFARENIRIASSTIEGWTKEALIKLEPLYEQLVFDTKAKGYLQVDETIIKVLDSDKKGATHQGYYWVYHSPLDKTVLFDYNPSRGGHVPKSMLDNFKGYLQTDGYAAYDKYGTKKEITHLACWAHARREFEKALQNDRPRTEKALLMIQKLYGIERRAKEEQLSADKVKELRLEEALPVINEMGKWIFQEIKNTLPKSQIGKAMAYAHARWDALSAYLNDGNLQIDNNLIENAIRPVALGRKNYLFAGSHEAAQRSAMIYSFFAICKKHDVNPFLWLKYTLENIMSINHKKLKDLYPQNYKQIIEKSNM from the coding sequence ATGGGAACGGCGCTGGAAAACCTATCAAAAGAGGAGCTTTTAAAGCTTGTTTCCAAGCAGCACGAGGCACTTGGGGCTAAAGACGAAAAGATCGGATACCTGGAATCCCAGCTTGCCATGTACAAGCGGATGCAGTTCGGGCAGAAGCGCGAACGCTTTGAAGGCGACCCCAACCAGACCACACTCCCGCTTCAGGCAGAGCCCACAGCAGTAGAGCAACAGCAGGAAGAAACCAAACAGAAGATCGAGTATACACGCAAGCGTCCAAACCACAGGGGACGTGCGAAATTACCGGAACACCTTCCTGTGGTAGAGATAGAGATACATCCCCAGGGCGACCTTGCCGATATGGTATGCATCGGCAAGGAAATCACCGAGGAACTGGAGTGCGAACCTGCCAAATTCTATATCAACCGCTACATCCGCTATAAATACACGCCTAAAAATGGAGATGGCGTGCGTATCGGCGGACTTCCCGAGCGGGTTATCGACAAAGGTATCCCCGGAGCAGGTCTACTGGCGATGATACTGACGGGTAAATATATGGATCATCTCCCGCTTTACCGCCAAAAGCAGATCTTCGCAAGGGAGAACATACGGATCGCCTCCTCGACCATCGAAGGCTGGACAAAGGAAGCCCTGATCAAACTCGAACCGCTCTATGAGCAATTGGTCTTTGACACCAAGGCAAAAGGATACCTGCAAGTAGATGAGACGATAATAAAAGTGCTGGACAGCGATAAAAAAGGCGCCACCCACCAGGGATACTATTGGGTGTACCACTCGCCGTTGGACAAAACCGTGCTGTTCGATTATAATCCCTCACGTGGCGGCCACGTGCCTAAATCCATGCTGGATAACTTTAAGGGTTACCTCCAGACGGATGGATATGCGGCATATGATAAATATGGCACAAAGAAAGAGATCACCCATCTGGCGTGCTGGGCACATGCACGCCGTGAGTTCGAGAAAGCCCTGCAGAATGACCGCCCAAGGACCGAAAAGGCCCTGCTGATGATACAGAAACTCTATGGAATTGAACGCAGGGCCAAAGAAGAACAACTTTCAGCCGACAAGGTCAAGGAGCTGCGGCTGGAAGAAGCCTTACCTGTAATCAACGAAATGGGAAAATGGATCTTCCAAGAAATAAAAAACACACTTCCTAAAAGCCAGATCGGAAAGGCCATGGCTTATGCCCATGCGCGCTGGGATGCACTTTCGGCTTATCTTAACGACGGAAATCTGCAGATTGACAACAACCTTATCGAGAACGCCATTCGCCCGGTAGCGCTCGGCCGTAAAAACTACCTCTTCGCAGGTAGCCACGAAGCTGCTCAGCGCTCAGCTATGATCTACTCCTTCTTTGCCATCTGCAAAAAACATGACGTGAACCCTTTCCTGTGGCTAAAATACACGCTGGAAAATATCATGTCCATCAACCATAAAAAACTGAAAGACCTCTATCCACAGAACTATAAACAAATTATTGAAAAATCAAATATGTAG
- a CDS encoding arsenite methyltransferase: protein MMKTEKELKELVKEKYGQIALQNKEANQASCCGSGCCSDEVYNIMNDDYSNMKGYSSDADLGLGCGLPTQFAQIRKGHTVIDLGSGAGNDCFIARHETGESGKVIGIEFTSAMINKARENAEKLGYNNVEFREGDIEQMPISSNTVDVVVSNCVLNLVPNKDKVFKEIYRVLKPGGHFSISDIVLVGKIPEKIRTAAEMYAGCVSGAIDKDEYLSLIVSNGFTEMALQKEKQIFIPDDILNNYLTEEEIENFRKEDGGIFSITIYGEKPQESCDDPNCRCHTIQ, encoded by the coding sequence ATGATGAAAACAGAGAAAGAACTAAAAGAACTGGTAAAAGAAAAGTATGGTCAGATTGCCTTACAGAACAAGGAAGCCAATCAAGCCTCCTGTTGTGGATCAGGATGTTGTTCGGATGAAGTTTACAACATTATGAACGATGACTATTCCAACATGAAAGGTTACAGTTCAGATGCCGATTTGGGACTTGGTTGTGGACTTCCCACACAGTTTGCACAGATCAGAAAAGGACACACAGTAATAGATCTGGGAAGCGGGGCGGGGAACGACTGCTTTATCGCTCGTCATGAAACAGGAGAAAGCGGTAAAGTAATCGGTATTGAGTTTACTTCAGCCATGATCAATAAAGCCCGTGAAAATGCCGAAAAGCTGGGCTACAATAACGTGGAGTTCCGTGAAGGAGATATCGAGCAAATGCCCATATCGTCAAATACAGTCGATGTGGTTGTAAGCAATTGCGTACTCAATCTAGTACCTAATAAAGACAAAGTTTTTAAAGAGATTTACCGTGTACTAAAGCCCGGTGGGCATTTCAGTATCTCGGATATCGTATTAGTGGGTAAAATCCCGGAAAAAATCCGTACCGCTGCCGAGATGTATGCCGGTTGTGTTTCCGGCGCTATCGATAAAGATGAATATCTTTCCCTGATTGTCTCAAATGGTTTTACAGAGATGGCGTTACAAAAGGAAAAGCAGATCTTCATTCCCGATGATATTCTTAATAACTATTTAACTGAAGAAGAAATAGAAAATTTCAGAAAAGAGGATGGCGGAATATTCAGTATAACGATATATGGTGAAAAACCACAAGAATCTTGCGATGATCCAAACTGCAGGTGTCACACAATCCAATAA
- the tnpB gene encoding IS66 family insertion sequence element accessory protein TnpB (TnpB, as the term is used for proteins encoded by IS66 family insertion elements, is considered an accessory protein, since TnpC, encoded by a neighboring gene, is a DDE family transposase.), with translation MRPGDFGDAAPSHSGEVFVFLNRSRTHIKLLHWEYGGFVLYYKRLEQGTFGISELKKGELSWSDLVLMVEGIQVVKSIRKKRYSLVQKQLF, from the coding sequence ATGCGGCCTGGTGATTTCGGTGATGCGGCGCCATCCCACAGTGGCGAGGTGTTCGTGTTCCTGAACCGTAGCCGTACCCACATCAAGCTGCTGCACTGGGAATACGGTGGCTTTGTGCTGTACTACAAGCGTCTGGAGCAGGGGACTTTTGGGATATCGGAACTGAAAAAGGGAGAACTTTCCTGGAGCGACCTGGTCCTGATGGTCGAGGGGATACAGGTAGTGAAGAGCATACGGAAAAAACGTTATTCATTGGTCCAAAAACAGCTTTTTTGA
- a CDS encoding helix-turn-helix domain-containing protein — protein sequence MSKEAKRAQMLSMIADWQQSGKSKKAYCSENGINEATFYYWFSRSKEDGAVSGRFIAIDKSCKKSEVEVIYPNGVRIKLDTDLGLLSRLIRLY from the coding sequence ATGAGCAAAGAAGCAAAACGAGCACAGATGCTTTCGATGATAGCAGACTGGCAACAGAGCGGAAAAAGCAAGAAAGCTTACTGTTCGGAAAACGGGATCAATGAAGCCACCTTTTATTATTGGTTTTCGCGCAGCAAAGAAGACGGCGCGGTCAGCGGTCGCTTTATAGCTATCGATAAGTCCTGCAAAAAAAGCGAAGTTGAGGTTATCTATCCCAATGGTGTGCGGATCAAGTTGGACACCGATCTTGGTCTTCTGTCCCGGTTGATCCGCCTTTACTGA
- the tnpB gene encoding IS66 family insertion sequence element accessory protein TnpB (TnpB, as the term is used for proteins encoded by IS66 family insertion elements, is considered an accessory protein, since TnpC, encoded by a neighboring gene, is a DDE family transposase.), with protein MFSLGSSHRFYLYDGHCDMRKSFDGLCGLVISVMRRHPTSGEVFVFLNRSRTHIKLLHWEYGGFVLYYKRLEQGTFGISELKKGELSWSDLVLMVEGIQVVKSIRKKRYSLVQKQLF; from the coding sequence ATGTTCTCGCTGGGTTCCTCGCACCGTTTTTATTTATATGATGGCCACTGCGACATGCGCAAGAGTTTTGACGGTCTATGCGGCCTGGTGATTTCGGTGATGCGGCGCCATCCCACCAGTGGCGAGGTGTTCGTGTTCCTGAACCGTAGCCGTACCCACATCAAGCTGCTGCACTGGGAATACGGTGGCTTTGTGCTGTACTACAAGCGTCTGGAGCAGGGGACTTTTGGGATATCGGAACTGAAAAAGGGAGAACTTTCCTGGAGCGACCTGGTCCTGATGGTCGAGGGGATACAGGTAGTGAAGAGCATACGGAAAAAACGTTATTCATTGGTCCAAAAACAGCTTTTTTGA